The following proteins are encoded in a genomic region of Streptococcus sp. 29892:
- a CDS encoding CvpA family protein encodes MISLVILLILAWSFYIGYSRGLVLQAFYGLSSILALVIATATYKKWIAFLYLWVPFANATQGSSTYYFDENYLFDLDKVFYAGLAFLLIYILIYGLARFVGIFVHLLEEFNPDTRTTNLISGAIAVLVTFLSLQIVLVLLSTIPLAAIQDRLHGSFLANFMIQYTPFTSSFFKSLWLSNIAG; translated from the coding sequence ATGATTTCATTAGTAATTTTGCTAATTTTGGCCTGGAGCTTCTATATTGGCTACAGTCGTGGCTTGGTCTTGCAGGCTTTCTATGGTCTATCTAGTATTTTGGCCCTGGTCATTGCAACGGCTACTTACAAGAAGTGGATAGCCTTTCTCTACCTTTGGGTGCCTTTTGCCAATGCCACTCAGGGTAGTTCGACCTATTACTTTGATGAAAACTATCTATTTGATTTGGACAAGGTATTCTATGCTGGTCTTGCCTTTCTTTTGATCTATATCCTGATCTATGGATTGGCACGTTTTGTGGGGATTTTTGTCCATCTGCTAGAGGAATTTAACCCGGATACAAGAACGACCAATCTTATTAGTGGTGCTATAGCTGTTTTGGTGACCTTTCTTTCCTTGCAGATTGTTTTGGTCTTGCTATCGACCATCCCCTTGGCAGCAATTCAAGATAGGCTCCATGGAAGTTTTCTGGCCAATTTTATGATTCAGTACACACCATTTACGAGTAGTTTTTTTAAATCTCTTTGGTTGAGTAATATTGCAGGGTAA
- the treR gene encoding trehalose operon repressor: MKKYQEIYHDLKEKIRTNLYPAETSLPTEQQLQEIYGVSRDTVRKALAMLTEGGLIQKVQGRGSMVLKQEILNFPVSGLTSYQELTNSLQLSSQTQVVSLEQVTVNSSLASLTGFEPYSKVWKVVRTRSIDGKVSVVDTDYLAEELVPELTFEIAEKSIYEYLEGQLGLDIAYAQKEITVEPTSREERDLMQCQDDYLVLIKSRVYLGDTRQFQYTESKHKIDKFRFVDFARRKHSL, translated from the coding sequence ATGAAAAAATACCAAGAAATTTATCATGATTTAAAGGAAAAAATCCGTACAAATCTATATCCTGCAGAAACGTCCTTACCGACCGAACAACAATTGCAGGAAATCTATGGGGTTAGTCGGGACACGGTACGCAAGGCCTTGGCTATGTTGACAGAAGGAGGGCTCATCCAAAAGGTTCAGGGACGTGGTTCCATGGTCTTGAAGCAAGAGATCTTGAATTTTCCTGTTTCTGGCTTAACCTCCTATCAGGAATTGACCAACTCTCTTCAATTGTCTAGTCAGACACAGGTTGTCAGTCTAGAACAGGTGACGGTCAACAGCAGTCTGGCTAGTTTGACAGGTTTTGAACCCTATAGCAAGGTCTGGAAAGTTGTCCGTACACGTTCTATTGATGGGAAGGTTTCTGTAGTGGATACGGACTATTTGGCTGAGGAGTTGGTTCCTGAGTTGACTTTTGAGATTGCGGAGAAGTCCATCTATGAATACCTAGAAGGTCAGTTGGGCTTGGATATCGCCTATGCGCAAAAGGAAATTACGGTGGAGCCTACCAGTCGGGAAGAACGTGATTTGATGCAGTGCCAGGATGATTATTTGGTTCTCATCAAGTCCCGGGTCTATCTGGGGGATACAAGACAGTTCCAATATACAGAAAGCAAGCATAAGATTGATAAATTCCGATTTGTAGATTTTGCACGCAGAAAACATTCTTTGTAG